The nucleotide sequence GGTTTATGTTGGCTGGGATTATAGCCCTTCCTGCCGCCACCTCATCTCTTACAAATTCTGGCGTAATAAGACCTTTTGGGGTATTGGCACCAAAACTTTGGCCTTTATGTTGGCCCATGGTATCTTTTACCTCTTCGATTCTTTGGTTTTCACGTATGGCAATATACTCCATCTCAGGCGTTATAATACCTTTTCTTGCATAGTGCAGTTGGGAAACGTTGGCACCTGGCTTTGCCTTTAGAGGTCTTTTGATGTGTTCAAAGCGTAAAGGCTTTAGGTTTTCGTCTTCCGCCCTTTGCTTGCCGTAACTTGAGGTTACGTCTGGTAGCTCTTCAACATCGCCTCTTTTTTGGATCCATTCTTCACGGAGCCTTGGCAGTCCGCTTTTTAGATTTATATCTGCATTGTCATCTGTGTAAGGTCCACTTGTGTCATAAACTGTAACAGAAGGGTTCTTTTCAGCAGGTTTGTTGGCAAATTTATGAATAGTATCTTCAAGGGATATTTCCCTCATCGCAACTTTTATATCATGGATTTTTCCCGGAACATACACTTTCTTTGAGGCCGGAAAAGGGTCTCTGGTTATGCTCTCCTGTCCTGGTACTTTGTCTTTTTTCATACTTTGATATTTTTTAGTGGGAAAATAATTCTGGATTTGTTTTTAGTAGTTTTTAACCTCCTTGTGTTGCAGTGATTATGGTTACCCTGTCTTTGTCGTTGAGGGCATATTCACTCCATCCTTTTTTAGGTATTACTTGGTTGTTGATGGCTATGGCTATGCCACGAGTTTCCTGCAAGGAGATATCCTTCAGTAAATCTGATAGGTTTTTGCCAGTGTCAACAGTGGCTTTTTCGTTGTTAATAAAGATTTCCATTTTTCACAGAAGATTTTAAGTGTGAATAAACAGAAGGGGAGAATGACAAATGACAGGAGAGTCGTACGTTATACGAAACTTTTCCCTTCGGCAGCACTAACTGCATCAGGTTCAAAGGGTATAATCTCAGCCCTGTTCAGGCACCCCTAAAGTACTTGAGTAAATGTAGATAGATATATTTTAAAATTCAAGTTTCTCTGGGTATTTAAACCTTAATTGTGCTCTAGAACGCTCTATTACGCAGCAAAACTATTTCATATCAGACGCTTTGCTCTAACCATGGCGCTGCTATGCTTTGCGGCCAAAAAGCGCTGATTGATTCTTGCTTCGCTCCTCATGGCAAAAGCTATTGCATAATTCAAGTTATAACCTAGTCAGGTTTTGGGTGTATAACCAATTTCTTGATTTATTGTTTAGAAGCTTAGTGTTTGATGTCCTTAGTTTTTGTTTTGGGAGAGTGGGCGTTTGGGTGGTATTTGAAGAAGAAAAACGGGTGAAATTAGAAAAAAAGAACTCCGGCCTCCTAATGTTAAGGCGCCGGAGCTTATATGGAGTTATTATTAGTTTATAGGACTACCTATTTAGTAATATTTTTTTACTTGTATAATAATATGCTTTAAGCTGTCTTTCTAAATTTGCTGTATGTGCCATTGTTAGAAAATAAGTAAGGCCTTTCCGGCGAGGCAAAAAGCAACTATTCGAGCCTTGCTAAGTTAATTAAAACATTAGATGACTAAATGGGTAATCCTATTCGTTTAATCTTTGCCGCCAAACATGTTCATGATAGGGGTCTCTTTGTCCATGATCATGAGTTTTGAGTTTTGGCTTTGAGAAAGTCCCTGGAATGCCTCTATTTGTTTTAACTTTAATAGATTAGGTGATAAGGAATTTCCAACCAGTAGGT is from Cytophagaceae bacterium ABcell3 and encodes:
- the thiS gene encoding sulfur carrier protein ThiS, translated to MEIFINNEKATVDTGKNLSDLLKDISLQETRGIAIAINNQVIPKKGWSEYALNDKDRVTIITATQGG